A window of the Penaeus monodon isolate SGIC_2016 chromosome 38, NSTDA_Pmon_1, whole genome shotgun sequence genome harbors these coding sequences:
- the LOC119596587 gene encoding TCF3 fusion partner homolog isoform X2, translating into MFGGAAAGEDVDGSAQEGSRMSSFQSVENDSEEKYFRKYQAILRRCKSIQKENEMLVNRVYQVKKIVRRLRRERKFLMEELDKRGDNYRSLPLTIAIDEEEKSFALPQTSSLPALGRPRSNSTVSSGKRQVKREKVERDPSAPKRPSSAFLQFCQDQRETTSAQHLQQTGRPVDKKQLTKLLAARWSSLGEDDKKE; encoded by the exons ATGTTCGGCGGAGCAGCGGCTGGCGAGGACGTGGACGGCTCGGCGCAGGAGGGGAGTAGGATGTCGTCATTCCAGTCGGTGGAGAATGATAGCGAAGAGAAGTATTTTCGGAAGTATCAAGCTATTTTGAGGAGGTGCAAGAGTATCCAGAAG gAAAATGAGATGTTGGTCAACCGAGTATATCAAGTGAAAAAGATTGTAAGAAgactgaggagggagagaaa GTTCCTCATGGAGGAGCTGGATAAACGTGGAGATAATTACAGAAGTTTGCCTTTGACCAttgctattgatgaagaggaaAAGTCCTTTGCATTGCCTCAG aCTTCAAGCTTGCCTGCTCTGGGGAGACCAAGAAGTAACAGCACAGTATCCAGTGGGAAACGTCAG GTCAAGCGTGAGAAGGTGGAACGTGACCCAAGTGCTCCTAAGAGACCAAGTAGTGCATTCCTACAGTTTTGTCAAGACCAGAGGGAGACCACTTCAGCACAGCACTTGCAACAGACAGGAAGGCCTGTGGATAAAAAGCAGTTGACAAAACTTCTTGCTGCCAGATGGAGCTCCCTTGGGGAAGATGACAAGAAG GAGTGA
- the LOC119596587 gene encoding non-histone protein 10-like isoform X1: MFGGAAAGEDVDGSAQEGSRMSSFQSVENDSEEKYFRKYQAILRRCKSIQKENEMLVNRVYQVKKIVRRLRRERKFLMEELDKRGDNYRSLPLTIAIDEEEKSFALPQTSSLPALGRPRSNSTVSSGKRQVKREKVERDPSAPKRPSSAFLQFCQDQRETTSAQHLQQTGRPVDKKQLTKLLAARWSSLGEDDKKVYIDRFERDKEQYSEERRLYESRKME, from the exons ATGTTCGGCGGAGCAGCGGCTGGCGAGGACGTGGACGGCTCGGCGCAGGAGGGGAGTAGGATGTCGTCATTCCAGTCGGTGGAGAATGATAGCGAAGAGAAGTATTTTCGGAAGTATCAAGCTATTTTGAGGAGGTGCAAGAGTATCCAGAAG gAAAATGAGATGTTGGTCAACCGAGTATATCAAGTGAAAAAGATTGTAAGAAgactgaggagggagagaaa GTTCCTCATGGAGGAGCTGGATAAACGTGGAGATAATTACAGAAGTTTGCCTTTGACCAttgctattgatgaagaggaaAAGTCCTTTGCATTGCCTCAG aCTTCAAGCTTGCCTGCTCTGGGGAGACCAAGAAGTAACAGCACAGTATCCAGTGGGAAACGTCAG GTCAAGCGTGAGAAGGTGGAACGTGACCCAAGTGCTCCTAAGAGACCAAGTAGTGCATTCCTACAGTTTTGTCAAGACCAGAGGGAGACCACTTCAGCACAGCACTTGCAACAGACAGGAAGGCCTGTGGATAAAAAGCAGTTGACAAAACTTCTTGCTGCCAGATGGAGCTCCCTTGGGGAAGATGACAAGAAG GTTTACATAGACAGGTTTGAGAGGGACAAGGAGCAATATTCAGAAGAGAGGCGCCTGTATGAGAGTAGGAAGATGGAATAG